In the genome of Stegostoma tigrinum isolate sSteTig4 chromosome 29, sSteTig4.hap1, whole genome shotgun sequence, one region contains:
- the spaca9 gene encoding sperm acrosome-associated protein 9, whose translation MNELKATLRDLEQRYLLFKQQQFTFVAALDHTRENAHDKTKPVSTLSQVQNYLDHYCNNSTDKRILIMFLDLCKDLSEFCSQLEDINPKACSPDDRLEKCKLLLSCNNDMSNIRAKYPHDEVNHLSCDESKHHYGAVISVLPVALDLLREGIGVIESAQYEAARNNRF comes from the exons ATGAATGAGCTGAAGGCTACTCTGCGAGATCTGGAACAACGCTATTTACTCTTCAAACAGCAACAATTCACATTTGTTGCAGCTCTGGACCACACACGTGAGAACGCCCACGACAAGACCAAGCCTGTGTCTACTCTTTCACAG GTTCAAAATTACCTGGACCATTACTGTAACAATTCAACAGACAAGCGAATCCTGATCATGTTCCTGGATCTTTGCAAAGATCTGAGTGAATTTTGTAGTCAACTTGAGGATATAAATCCCAAAGCTTGCTCACCTGATGATAGGCTGGAAAAATGCAAACTCCTTCTCAGCTGCAACAATGACATGTCCAACATTCGAGCCAA ATATCCTCACGATGAAGTGAATCACCTGAGCTGTGATGAATCAAAGCACCACTATGGTGCTGTGATCAGTGTCTTGCCGGTTGCTTTAGACTTGTTAAGGGAAGGTATTGGCGTCATTGAATCAGCCCAATACGAAGCTGCGAGAAATAACAG GTTCTGA